Proteins encoded within one genomic window of Triticum aestivum cultivar Chinese Spring chromosome 2D, IWGSC CS RefSeq v2.1, whole genome shotgun sequence:
- the LOC100682483 gene encoding potassium transporter 1 — translation MSLQVEDPRSAETPAPLKRHDSLFGDAEKVSDSKHHGSQVSWMRTLSLAFQSVGIIYGDIGTSPLYVYSSTFPDGIKDRDDLLGVLSLILYTLIIIPMLKYVFIVLYANDNGDGGTFALYSLISRYAKIRLIPDQQVEDAAVSNYHIEAPSSQLKRAQWLKQKLESSKAAKIVLFTLTILGTSMVIGDGTLTPAISVLSAVSGIREKAPSLTQTQVVLISVAILFMLFSVQRFGTDKVGYTFAPVISVWFLLIAGIGMYNLVVHDVGVLRAFNPMYIVQYFIRNGKSGWVSLGGIILCVTGTEGMFADLGHFNIRAVQLSFNGILFPSVALCYIGQAAYLRKFPDNVANTFYRSIPAPMFWPTFIVAILAAIIASQAMLSGAFAILSKALSLGCMPRVRVIHTSHKYEGQVYIPEVNFLMGLASIVVTVAFRTTTSIGHAYGICVVTTFAITTHLMTVVMLLIWKKHVIFIMLFYVVFGSIELIYLSSILSKFIEGGYLPICFALVVMSLMAAWHYVQVKRYWYELDHIVPTSEMTMLLEKNEVRRIPGVGLLYTELVQGIPPVFPRLIQKIPSVHSIFMFMSIKHLPISRVVPTERFIFRQVGPREHRMFRCVARYGYSDTLEEPKEFAAFLVDRLKMFIQEESAFALAQDEEESGGAAGEVSDALARPRRSTVHSEEAVQGQARVSSHSASGRMSFHTNQAVEEEKQLIDREVERGMVYLMGEANVTAEAKSSILKKVVVNHVYTFLRKNLTEGHKVLAIPKDQLLKVGITYEI, via the exons ATGTCGCTCCAGGTCGAGGACCCGCGGAGCGCGGAGACGCCGGCGCCGCTCAAGCGCCACGACTCGCTGTTCGGCGATGCGGAGAAGGTCTCCGACTCGAAGCACCATGGGTCTCAG GTGAGCTGGATGCGGACGCTGAGCCTGGCTTTCCAGAGCGTCGGCATCATCTACGGCGACATCGGGACGTCGCCGCTCTATGTCTACTCCAGCACCTTCCCTGACGGCATCAAGGACAGGGACGATCTCCTGGGCGTCCTCTCGCTCATCCTCTACACCCTCATCATCATACCCATGCTCAAGTACGTCTTCATCGTGCTCTACGCCAACGACAACGGAGATG GTGGCACGTTTGCGCTTTACTCGCTGATATCACGGTACGCAAAGATCAGGCTGATCCCGGACCAGCAGGTGGAGGACGCGGCGGTGTCCAATTACCACATAGAAGCGCCAAGCTCGCAGCTCAAGAGGGCACAATGGTTGAAGCAGAAGCTTGAGTCCAGCAAGGCGGCCAAGATTGTCCTCTTCACCCTCACCATCCTCGGCACGTCAATGGTGATAGGGGATGGAACCTTGACCCCAGCAATCTCTG TGCTCTCTGCGGTGAGTGGGATCAGAGAAAAGGCGCCAAGCTTGACTCAGA CACAAGTGGTCCTCATCTCGGTGGCGATTCTGTTCATGCTCTTCTCGGTCCAGCGCTTCGGGACCGACAAGGTCGGGTACACCTTTGCGCCGGTCATCTCAGTGTGGTTCCTTCTGATTGCTGGCATCGGGATGTACAACCTCGTTGTTCACGACGTCGGTGTTCTACGGGCCTTCAATCCCATGTATATAGTGCAATACTTCATAAGGAACGGCAAGAGTGGATGGGTGTCACTTGGTGGAATTATCTTGTGTGTCACAG GCACAGAAGGCATGTTTGCCGACCTAGGCCATTTCAACATCAGGGCTGTTCAG CTCAGCTTCAACGGCATCCTGTTCCCATCGGTGGCACTGTGTTATATCGGGCAGGCGGCTTACCTGAGGAAATTCCCAGACAACGTTGCAAACACCTTCTATAGATCCATCCCAG CACCAATGTTCTGGCCAACCTTCATCGTTGCCATTCTTGCTGCCATCATCGCAAGCCAAGCCATGCTCTCCGGTGCGTTTGCCATCCTCTCCAAGGCCCTGTCTCTCGGTTGCATGCCAAGGGTTCGAGTCATCCACACCTCGCACAAGTACGAGGGACAGGTGTACATTCCTGAAGTGAACTTCCTCATGGGATTGGCGAGCATCGTGGTCACGGTCGCCTTCCGGACGACCACCAGCATCGGCCACGCTTACG GGATCTGTGTGGTGACCACGTTTGCGATCACCACCCATCTGATGACCGTCGTCATGCTGCTCATATGGAAGAAGCACGTCATCTTCATCATGCTGTTCTACGTCGTGTTCGGCTCCATAGAGCTGATCTACCTCTCGTCCATACTGTCGAAGTTCATCGAGGGCGGATACCTTCCCATCTGCTTCGCGCTGGTGGTGATGAGCCTGATGGCGGCGTGGCACTACGTCCAGGTGAAGAGGTACTGGTACGAGCTGGACCACATCGTGCCCACCAGCGAGATGACGATGCTGCTGGAGAAGAACGAGGTGCGGCGGATCCCCGGGGTGGGCCTCCTGTACACGGAGCTGGTCCAGGGCATCCCCCCGGTGTTCCCCCGGCTGATCCAGAAGATACCGTCCGTGCACTCCATCTTCATGTTCATGTCCATCAAGCACCTGCCCATCTCGCGCGTGGTGCCCACGGAGCGGTTCATCTTCCGGCAGGTCGGGCCGAGGGAGCACCGGATGTTCCGCTGCGTGGCGCGGTACGGCTACAGCGACACGCTGGAGGAGCCCAAGGAGTTCGCGGCGTTCCTCGTTGACAGGCTCAAGATGTTCATCCAGGAGGAGAGCGCGTTCGCGCTCGCGCAGGACGAAGAGGAGAGCGGCGGCGCCGCCGGCGAGGTTTCGGACGCCCTGGCGAGGCCGAGGCGGTCCACGGTGCACAGCGAGGAGGCGGTCCAAGGCCAGGCGCGGGTGAGCAGCCACTCGGCCTCGGGGAGGATGAGCTTCCACACGAACCaggcggtggaggaggagaagCAACTGATTGACAGGGAGGTGGAGCGAGGGATGGTGTATCTGATGGGGGAGGCCAACGTCACGGCGGAGGCCAAGTCCTCCATCTTGAAGAAGGTCGTGGTGAACCATGTCTACACCTTCTTGAGGAAGAACTTGACAGAGGGGCACAAGGTGCTGGCCATTCCCAAAGATCAGCTGCTCAAAGTCGGGATCACATACGAGATATag